From the genome of Nicotiana sylvestris chromosome 2, ASM39365v2, whole genome shotgun sequence, one region includes:
- the LOC104210124 gene encoding galactan beta-1,4-galactosyltransferase GALS3-like: MTTKEKERKMFVGVVWNCAAELKFLLTALLFLCSLITLLHFLPSRFSFSPYSDLTTNCLSTPLHSVSHFNATNYSSALPPPPPPPSLDKDRLLENGVVKRAFNPFGSAAYNFILMSAYRGGYNTFAVMGLASKPLHVYGKPSYLCEWVPFNKNQNSISVAGHKILPDWGYGRVYTALVINCTFPVPVGDDGGKLLIHAATNGGGDTKFNTTDTFEALTETGEGFINFTSTFKNPPKYDFLYCGSSLYGNLSPQRVREWLAFHVRLFGEKSHFVIHDAGGIHEGVMEVLKPWMDKGYVTLQDIRDQERFDGYYHNQFLIVNDCLHRYKFQAKWMFFFDVDEFIFVPKKSTIKSVVDSLSDYTQFTIEQMPMSNKLCLSEDRGKSYRKWGFEKLVYKDVKRGIRRDRKYAVQPRNVIATGVHMSQNTVGKTTHKTEGRIKYFHYHGTIAERREPCRQLVNATSITVEGTPYIVDTTMRDIAATVKRFELKMIGSTLQRTRQ, encoded by the exons ATGACTACTAAAGAGAAAGAGCGGAAGATGTTCGTTGGCGTTGTTTGGAATTGTGCTGCTGAGCTCAAATTCCTCCTCACTGCTCTTCTCTTTCTCTGTTCCCTCATCACCCTTCTTCACTTCCTCCCTTCTCGCTTCTCTTTCTCTCCTTATTCCGATCTTACCACCAACTGTCTTTCTACTCCACTTCACTCCGTTTCCCATTTCAACGCTACTAATTATTCATCTGCTCTACCACCACCCCCTCCTCCGCCTTCCTTGGACAAAGACCGACTGCTTGAAAACGGCGTCGTTAAGAGAGCTTTCAACCCATTTGGCTCGGCTGCCTACAACTTCATTCTAATGTCCGCTTACAGAGGAGGTTATAACACTTTTGCCGTAATGGGTTTAGCTTCAAAGCCCCTCCACGTATACGGCAAACCCAGCTACTTATGCGAGTGGGTCCCATTTAACAAAAACCAAAACTCCATCTCTGTCGCTGGTCACAAAATCCTCCCTGACTGGGGCTACGGCAGGGTTTACACTGCCCTAGTCATCAACTGCACTTTCCCCGTCCCCGTCGGCGACGACGGCGGAAAACTCCTCATTCACGCCGCCACCAACGGCGGCGGCGACACTAAATTTAACACCACCGACACTTTTGAAGCCTTAACGGAAACGGGAGAGGGTTTTATTAACTTTACTTCAACATTCAAAAACCCACCTAAATATGATTTTCTATATTGTGGTTCGTCACTGTACGGGAACTTGAGCCCGCAGAGAGTACGAGAATGGTTAGCATTTCACGTGAGGCTGTTCGGTGAAAAATCTCATTTCGTAATCCACGATGCTGGGGGTATACACGAGGGGGTAATGGAGGTGTTAAAGCCATGGATGGATAAAGGATACGTGACATTACAGGATATTAGGGATCAAGAGAGATTTGATGGATACTATCATAATCAGTTCCTTATTGTGAATGACTGTTTACATAGGTATAAGTTTCAAGCTAAATGGATGTTCTTCTTTGATGTGGATGAGTTCATTTTTGTGCCTAAAAAGAGTACTATTAAGTCTGTGGTTGATTCGTTATCGGATTATACACAATTTACCATTGAGCAGATGCCTATGTCGAACAAGCTTTGTCTCTCTGAGGACCGCGGTAAATCCTACAG AAAATGGGGGTTCGAGAAGCTAGTGTACAAGGACGTGAAGAGGGGAATTAGGAGGGATCGGAAATATGCAGTGCAACCTCGCAATGTAATAGCCACTGGTGTGCATATGTCCCAGAACACAGTAGGCAAGACGACACACAAGACAGAAGGGCGTATCAAGTATTTCCACTATCACGGGACCATTGCAGAGCGCCGGGAGCCATGCCGACAGCTGGTCAACGCCACTTCAATCACAGTTGAAGGTACCCCTTATATTGTGGATACCACAATGAGGGATATTGCTGCAACTGTAAAGAGATTCGAACTCAAGATGATTGGCTCTACATTACAAAGAACGCGGCAATGA